The Marivirga tractuosa DSM 4126 genome contains the following window.
AACCATTGATGATTATACAGCTAAACTTGAAATTCCATTTGAGTATATTTTAAACAATCTTCACCTAGATGACCAAAATCGTTTATATGTAGCGGCTTCCTATGGGACAGTAAATGAAAATGGCACTGTCAAACCAGGTGGGCGAAATGCTCCTGCACTTGTTTTTATTTCAAAAAGCCCATTACCGTAAAAAGGTAGCTAATTTTAGGTTTTACTAAATTAAATTGAGTTCCTTCCTTATTATCTCCAATTAATGACCTGAATTTCATTTTCCTCCCTTTGCTTCATAATATCAGGAAGGTGATCCACTATTTCCTTTTGCAAAGCCTCAATAATCCTTCTTTTTAAAAAGTCCCTTTTCATAACCAGACTCACTTCCCTAAAAGGAGTAGGCTTTTTAAAGGTTCTAAGTTTTTTGCTATCATTTGGCGATAGATCCAAGGTAGCTAATTCAGGTAAAAGGGTTACGCCTCCTTGCTTATCTACCATTCTTTTAAGAGCTTCTAAAGAACCACTTTGATAATTTAAAATATTATCGAAATTTCGGTTTTGGCAAATATTTAAAACCTGTTCACGAAAACAATGGCCTTCATTTAATAACCACAGTTCGTTGTTTTCCAAATCCTTTCCGGAGATAGGTTCTTCCGGTGGTTCTAAATTAGTATTGTGAGCATACCCTAAAAACTTTTCGTAATAGATAGGGATTTCTCTAAAGGAGCTATCATTTAAAGGCCCCACTACTATACCCACATCTATTGCTTCAGATTTTATGGCTGCCAATGTGTCTTCCGTTAATAATTCCTGAACTTGAATATTAATGGAGGGATATTTATTCATAAAACTCTTAGCAAATAGTGGCAAAAGATAAGGAGCAATTGTAGGAATCACCCCAATCTTCAAGGCACCAGAAACTTCCTTTTTCTGATCCTCAATGATTTCTTCCATCTTTTTAGCTTCATTCACGACCCTTCGTGCTTGTTCTAAAATCAGAGAGCCCAATTCAGTAGGAACAACTGGCTGTCTGCTTCTATCAAAAATTTTTACGCCTAAATTATCTTCCAATTTATTGATTTGCATACTCAGAGTTGGCTGCGTGATAAAACAGTTCCCAGCTGCCTTTCCAAAATGACGATAGGTATCTAATGCAATTATATATTCAAGTTGAGAAATAGTGGCCTTCATATATTCGGAGGATTTTATAACTGTAAAACATTAAGGCTCGCAATTTAAATAATTGAATCAAAATAATGGCTTTATTATTTAGAATTAATCCAATTATGATTAAATTTGCCTTCGAAATTTTAAAATCTACAACTATAATGAAAAATATAATCCTATCACTATTAGCAATAAGCACCCTTTGGGCTTGTTCACAAAGCTCCAATAAAGAAGGAGAATCAGAAAAAGAAGAAAGCAAGGAAGTTAATGTTTACACCCATAGACATTATGAATCTGATCAGCAACTCTTCAAAGATTTTGAAGAAAAAACAGGCATTAAGGTGAATGTTGTAAGTGCCAATGCAGATGAGTTAATTCAAAAAATGACTTTGGAAGGTGAAAATTCTCCAGCTGATGTATTAATCACGGTAGATGCAGGTAGACTGCATAGAGCAAAAGAAGCTGATCTTTTACAATCAGTTGAATCTGAAACTTTAAACAACACGATTTCATCAAATCTTAGAGATGTAGATAACCAATGGTTTGGATTGACAATCAGAGGAAGAGTAATAGTTTATAATCCTGAAAAAATAAGTGCAGAAAAGATTTCAACTTATGAGTCTTTAGCTAATCCAGACATTAACGGAAGATTATTAATTCGCTCTTCATCCAATATCTACAATCAGTCTTTGATGGCTTCTATCATTGCGCATAATGGAGAAGAGGCTGCTTCAACTTGGGCGAGTTCAATTGTAAATAATATGGCAAGAGATCCTAAAGGTGGAGATAGAGATCAAATCAAAGCAGTTTATGCAGGAGAAGGTGATGTTGCGGTTTCTAACACCTACTATTTAGGGAAAATGTTAAATTCTTCAAGCGAAGAAGAAGTGAAAGTTGCTCAAGCAGTTAAGATTTTATTCCCTAATCAAGATGGAAGAGGAACACACATCAATGTAAGTGGAGCGGGTGTTGCCAAATATGCACCAAATAAAGAGAATGCTATTAAATTTATTGAATTCTTAGTGTCAGAAGAAGCTCAAAAAGTTTTTGCTGGCGTGAATTATGAATATCCAGTAAACGAAAAAGTAGAATGGGCTCCAACTTTAAAAGAATGGGGAGATTTCAAAAGGGATACATTAAACCTTTCAGTTTTAGGAGAAAACAATGATTTAGCAGTTAAAATATTTGACAGAGCGGGTTGGAAATAATTTGTGAGTAAGCTAAAGTCAATTTTAAAATTTAAAAAGTATGCCAATGGTTGGTCCTTTGCTTTAATTGCATTGGTGCTAATTATTGGCTTACCTATTTATACCCTTTTCTTTAAACTTTTTGAGGAAACTACTGATAGTGTTTGGGGTCATTTGGTTGACACTGTTTTGACCGATTACATCATTAATTCTATTGGCTTGGTGATAGTAGTAAGCATCCTCACTTTACTCATGGGCATTTCCTCCGCCTGGATCGTGAGCACAACCAATATTCCATTTAGAAGGCAATTCGAATGGATGCTGATTTTACCTTTAGCTATCCCCACATATATTGCAGCCTACACCTATGCAGGCATTTTTGATTACACTGGCCCTATTCAAGTTTTCCTAAGGGATATCGGCTTCTCGGATTTAGTGTATATTGACATTATGAATTTCTGGGGAGTAGCCGTAGTCATGGCGCTAGTATTATTCCCTTATGTTTATGTGGTAGCTAGATCTACATTTATGAGCCAATCTGCTACACTTTTAGAAGCTTCCCGAATTTTAGGCAGTTCATCCTGGCGTACATTCTTTAAAATCGCGCTACCCATCAGCCGACCTGCTATCATTGGCGGACTTTCATTAGTCATGATGGAAGTTTTAAATGATTACGGAGCTGTAAAATATTACGGTATTAGCACCTTTACCACTGGAATTTTCAGGGCTTGGTTTTCTTTTGGCGATCCTAATTCTGCTATCAATTTATCTGGGATTTTAATGGGGTTCATTTTCATTATGATCATGGCGGAGAGATTGCAAAGAGGAAAAGTGAAATTTGATGAAGGTGCCAGAATTGGCAGACAGCTTAAGAGATATCAATTGACAGGCTGGAAAAAGTTTTTCGCCTGGATGGTATGTTTTATTCCTTTATTCTTAGGTTTTATAGCTCCTGTTTTTCAGTTAATTCTATGGTCATTTCAAACCATCAAAAAAATTATTGATTTTGATTTTCTGATTTTGATGGCTAATAGCTTTGGGCTTGCTCTATTGGCAGCTGTTTTATGTGTGGGCTTTTCAGTGATAATTTTATTCGCAGTCAAAGTAAATAAAAATAGGTTTTTTAGCCTATTAGCAAAATTTGCAGCATTAGGTTATTCCATTCCAGGAGCTGTCATTGCCATTGGCATTATGATTCCGTTGCTAGGGTTGGATAAATTCTTGATTTCTACTTGGCAGGATAGTTTCAATATGAAAATCGGGTTGATCTTCAGCGGAACCATTTTTGCCCTCACTTTTGCCTATGTCGTTCGCTTTTTAACCGTTTCTTTAAACCCTATTGAAGCAGCCTTTAAGAGGACTGGAGATAGCATAGATGAAGCTTCCTACTCATTAGGAGCTGGTTCATTCAAGACACTTCTAAAAATTAATTTGCCATTATTAAAAAGCGCCTTAATTTCAGGCGGAATCTTAGTTTTTGTCGATATTTTAAAGGAATTACCGCTTACTTTAATTTTACGACCTTTTAATTTTCATACATTAGCAACCAAAGCCTACGAATTGGCAAGCGATGAAATGATTGCTGAATCTGCAACACCTTCGCTCATCATTATCGTTATTGGCACCATACCCATTATTATTTTGAATCGCTTAATGAAAAACACTAAAGCTGATGGAAGTATTATCAATTAAGAACTTACATAAAAAATTTGGTAAAAAGCTTCAGTATGCGGTCAATAATGCAAGCCTGAATGTAAATAAAGGCGAACTTTTGGCTTTAGTTGGAGAAAGCGGAAGCGGCAAAACAACCTTATTAAGGTTGGTAGCTGGATTTGAAGAAGCAGATGCAGGCCAAATATCCATCAATAGTGATAAGGTGGTGGATGATAATTTCAGCATGAAGCCTGAAAAAAGAAAAATCGGAATGGTTTTTCAGGATTATGCTCTATTTCCACATTTAACCGTAGCAGAAAACATAAAATTCGGTCTATCCAAAAATCAATTTCCCAATTTGAATGATAGAGTTAGGGAAGTTACCGATATGGTAGGTTTAAGCAGTTATGAAAACAGATATCCCCATCATTTATCAGGCGGACAACAGCAAAGAGTGGCCTTAGCCAGAGCACTTGCGCCCAATCCAGGTTTGATTTTGTTAGATGAACCTTTCAGTAATTTGGATGCAGTATTAAAAGACCAAGTTCGAGAGGAAGTCAGAAGCATTATTAAAAAAGCAGGAGCTACAGCCCTATTCGTAACTCACGATATGCGTGATGCACTATCCTCTGCCGATAGAATAGCCATTTTGAAAGATGGCAAAATCCAGCAAGTTGGAACTCCAAGAGAACTTTACGAAACCCCTAAAAACCTTTATGTAGCTAGTTTTTTTGGGAAAATTAATGCTATGAATGCCACAGCTGAAAATGGCACTTATAAATTGAAAGCTGGCGAAATTAAAGGAGCAAAAACAGATAAAACAGGTCAGATTTTAATTGCCATCAGGCCTGAAAATATTGAAATCCTTACTGAAAAACAGGAAGGGACTTTCCCTGCTAAAGTAGTATTAGCCCAATATTTCGGTGATCATCAGCAAGTTCATGCCGATATAGGAGCAGAAACTCATGTGGTCATTCATGCTCACGAAAAAATATTATTTGAGAAAGATGATAATATTTTTCTTCGATTCAATCCATCCAAAATTCATATACTAGACACTTGTTGGTATCCTGGCTTGGTGAGTTAAAAATGGAATAACAACTATTTCATTACTTCTGTCTTAAATTCTACTGCTAGGCATTATCATTTTGGCTGAATTATTGTGATATTTATATAATATAAAATATTAACGCTTATGAAATATCTATCTACAATCAGCTTATTCATTTCAATTCTACTTTTATCATCATGTGATTTATTAAATGATGCAATAGAAGAACAAGAAAACAACATCGATATAGCAGAAGGACTAAAAGAAGCCTTAAAAGTTGGCACTGATACAGCTACTTCTAAATTGGCAGTTGTAGATGGTTATTTGAAAGATGAAGCAGTAAAAATCCTTTTACCTGATGAACTGGAAGCTCAAATTGCAGCACTGAAAGCAGTTGAAATCAATGTGTTCGGATTAGGAACGATAACTGGAGATCAAATTTACAATACTGGTGTACCCTTCTTAGGAATTAACAGTCTGGCAGAAAAAGAGGAAGAATTGATAGTAGGAATTAACCGTGCGGCTGAAGAAGCAGCCCAAGAGGCAGGGCCAATATTTTTTGATGCCATTCGTGGCATTACCATTACAGATGCAGAAAACATTTTATATGGATCAGACACTGCAGCAACTGCTTATCTCATCGATAATACGTATCAATCCTTATTCGACACTTTTGAGCCCAAAGTAAATAATGCAGTAAACTCAGTAAGTATTGGAGAAAGAACGGTAGAAGAGCTTTACGGCAATTTTGTCAGTGAGTACAATGATATATTAAACACCTCAGTGCCCATCAGTTTTTTAGAAAGTCAAACCCTTGGTTCCATTTCCGGTATCAACTCCATTGATGAAGCCGATATTTCAGCTTTTGCGACTGAAAAAGGTTTGGATGGTTTATTCTTAAAAGTTCAGGATGAGGAAGCCAATATTCGAAATAATGTAAATGCAAGGGTAAATGAACTCTTACAACAAGTATTTGGCTTGCTGGATTAAGTACCAAAAATCATCCAAGAGCAAAAGCCTACGATTTAAATAATCATAGGCTTTTTCTTTTCTTAATTCCCTTAGAAATTATAGTTTACACTGAACAAAGCCCTTCTACCCTGAATAAAATTCTGATACGTACTCACAAAATACTCAGATAAGAAATCTCTACTTATTGATTGTGTATCAAAAATATTATAAACCTGCAGATCAAATCTCCATGGTTTTTCGGGCCATTCATAACTCAATTCTGCATTAGCTAACCACCAATCGCTTTTGGTATTAGTACCATTATACATTTGATACTCAACATCTAAATCTACTTCAAAATTATCACCCCATTCTGCCTCCCATCGATTGGTAAAACTTTGAAGGTTAAATTGATTACGATTAGGACCGTTTTCATATTCTGTCAGCTGAAGTCCATATTTAAGCGAACTGGTCATGTATTGACCAAGATTTGTTTGAAAAGCTAAACTGTGTTTTTGATTCCACTGCTCATTATTAAGTTCCACTTCATTCAGCTGATTTACATAATTTTGGTATAGACCATTTGATTCAAACGTTAATCGAAAAGTTCTAAATCGCTTATCAATTTTACCATTATAATTAAAATCATACTGTGGTGCATTGCTATTTATCAACACAGAATTATTAACTAATCCATCAAAATTAGTAGCCTCTTGAAAAGAATGTTCTACCCTATTAAAATTTGTAAATAAGAAAGCATTCATCCCATTAAATAGGTTAAAGAAATGGTAGTTAAGCTGCACACTATTATAAAAGGAGGTTCTTAAAGCTGCATTCCCCAATACTATATTTTGATAATTTCGTAGCTGGAATGCTTCTGATAACCATTCGGATTGCGGGCTTCTAATTTGCTGTTGAAATACAAAATTTAATCCTTGAACACTATTAATGTCATACTTAATCCTAAAGTTAGGTAGTACAAAGTGCTGCGTACTTTCTCCCACATTTCCTTCGCCCTTGAGCGAATTCCTTTGGTCATTCAAATAGAAGTAACTCACCCCTGGGAGAAATAGAAATGATTCAACTCTTGATTTCCATTGTAATCCAGCTGCAAAATTGGAAAAGCTGCGGTCCATTCCTATCCTAAAATCTTCTAAAGATTCACCTTCTGCATTTTGCAAATTCCGATTCATGGAAGAAATTCTATTTTGATATGATAGGGAAACATCCAAATGGTTTTTTCTATTCCAAACCCAATAATAATGCAATTCCGATTGTAATGTTTTGATGTCTTGCTGGCTATCTTCCAATCTAATAATGGACGAATCTGCCTCAGTTTCTAAACCATATTGTAAATCCCATGCATTTAAGCTTTGACTATTTCTCCACAAAAACTGGTTCTCAATCGATATTAAGTGATTAGGGTTTATCTGAGTATAATAGTTGAGTTGCTGGTTCCAGCTCCATTCGTCATTTTCACTTTGAATGGTACTTTCTTGCCCTCCTGCCCAGTTGGAAAGTGAAAACCTATTTGCTGAATTCCTACTGCCCAACCATTGACTCTTATATTGCCAATTACTGAAAGGAGTAGCTAAGAAATCTAACTGGTATTGCCCCAAAATACTGCCATATTCCTGATTTTGTTGATTAATGCTATTTTCAGGTTCGGGTGCGTCTTCACTCAAAAATCGTCTTTGCTGCCGTTGTTGCTCCAAAACATTTGCAGTATTTCCAATCATATAAGCTTGATGCTGCCATTTGCTTGATGGCTGATAATTAATATTAAGTCCCACAAAATTACTAGTCAACTCTTGTACCTGTGTTTTGTCTTTTTGAGGAATTGCATTTCTATCCTGCCGTTCTGCTATCTTTAGAGCACCTCCTTGAATACCCCAGGGATTCTGAGCCTGTTTCATTCGTTGGTAATCACTAAAATTAAAAGCCTGTTCTCCTATATTATTGGCATCAAGAATCGCATTAACACTTAAATCTTCACTATAATAAAAAGCATTTCCATGCCCAGTATAGCTATCTCTCAAACCTACGCCCAAGGTCACATCACCAAAAACCATTGACTTTTGATCTTCTTTTAAGGTAATATTCATGGCTATTTGCTCATTGGTATTCACATTTTTCAAGGCGGCATTTTCCTGATAGCCTTTCAAAACCTGGACCCTATCTATAGCCTTTGCTGGTAAATTCTTTACAGCCATTTTACTATCCCCATCAAAGAATTGCTTACCTTCCACTAGAAGCTTATCTACTTTCTTACCTTGCACCGACACACTTCCGTCTTCAGCAACCTCTACCCCCGGCAACTTCTTGAGCACATCTTCTAACTTCCGTTCATTGCCCTTCGTGAAAGCTTCAGTTTTATAAATTAGCGTATCTCCCGACAAGGTAACCGGCATTTCTTTCACCACTTGTACCTCATCCATTAAGCCTTGATCTTGTGACAATGGAATAATAAGATTCTGAATTCTATCCGGATCTGTGGTGATATGCTTAATGAAAGGAACGTAGCCTACAAAACTAGCTCTCAATTCCAGCGGTACGCCAGTTTCGATAGTCATTTTGAATTTACCAGAAGCATCCGTAACGGCAAACGACTTGATTTCATTAGTGGTCGTATCCTTCAGAAGCACATTAGCATAAGGTATGGGTGTATTTAAAGAATCCACTACTTTACCTTCCATGCTGTAATAATCTTTACTTTTCTGCGCCAAAACAGAGCAAGAAATATAGACCACCGAAAAGATTGTGAGAATTATAGCTTTCATGTCCTCTACTTAACCGCCAATTACAATTTCAATGTTCGAGCCATCTCCTTTTCCTTGATATCGCTGCATCATCTCTTTCATCTTTTCTTCAGAAATGGCCTGGAATTCCTTCAGTGTTACTTCTTTTCCTTGATCAGGCACTTTAATCTCTTCTTGCTCTTGATAATTCAAATTTACTTTGGTGCAAATGAAATGACGACCGTTCGACTTTAATTCCAGAATTAAGCCAGGCAGCCCGAAATAAGTCGTTGGACCCTGAGCAACGGGAATATCCATAGTAAACCAAGCTTCAATTTGAGTAGTGTCTTTGGTTACTTCCATTTCCTCCATACCGGTGGCAAATCTTCGTGCATCAGAAATGCGAGTATACACTGCTCTTCGGCAGCTATAATCCCCAATTTGCTTGGTTTCACTTCCAATTTTCCAATCGTATTTTGGCAGACTGTCAATTACTAGAAATCTTTTGCCCATTAGCTCCTGGCTATTTCTGTATTTTCCCTCTTCCAGATTTCGGTACAGTTTATCCTTTGAACTCCCATTAGAAATTACTAACTCCATCCCATTGGATGAAGCGCTGGCAGGCCCTGAGTTCACACTTTCTTCTTGCTCCCATAATGACTCTTTTGCATTGAATTTTAAGGTATAAGTCTTTTGCATCTTCTTGAGCAGTTGCTGTTTTAGAGCTTGCATCTCTTGCGGGGACATGGCGCTTGAGTCTAAAGAGAGTTCGATTTGACTTCTGCTTTCATAGGTAGCCACTCCACTGAATTGTTGTGCAAAAAGGCCTGAAGCCAATACTAAACTGATGAATGTTAAAATAAGCGTTTTCATATTTTTGTGATTTTCGTTTGCTACAAAACAACTCAATTGACTCTTCAAAAAGCGTTAATGAATGTTAAAGAGTGTTAAAATCAAGATATGACTGCATCCTTTTCTCTATCTTAGCATTATGAATTCAAAAAGATTCAAGGCCATAGGGATTTTAATTGTAGCTGTGTTTTTCGCAGCCATTCTTTTCCATGGCTTTTACTTCATAAAAAATTATCAGGAAGCCTATTCCAAATTCACCCAGGAAGTCACGCTCTCTTTCGATACAGCCCTCAAAAATTATTTTAATGAGTTATCGGAGACAGATGTAATCGTTATTACTGATATTCAAAAATCTGACACCCATCAAGGCCAGCATGTCGATCAAGTTGAAATAAAGACAGACTCTACTGAGTTAAGCCAGGCTATTACTCGAGATTTTTTTCAGCGATTTACTGAGAGTCCCTTTTCTAAGAAAGGAAGCCAAATTTTAGAGAAGAAAGTAAAAGAGTTAGATGGTCTCAATATTACTCAGATAGTGGTCTCTGGTGAAATGCAGCAAGAAGAAATGTTTGTGGATAAAGATAATGACATCGTTATGATGGCGGGTCGAAAAGCAGCAGACAGCGTTTTTTCTTTAAGCTCCATTTCTAATAAATTGGTCATTTCAGTAAGTAGAGATACACTGGATTTCGAATTGCTTAATAGATATTTCAAACAGGAACTAAGGGAAAACAAACTGGAAATCACCTATGCCATCAAACATCTTAAAAAGGATTCCTTAATCGGTGCATTTAGACCAGAGTTAGCTCCTACAATGACGCTAGTGTATTCTGCAAGTGAAGACCTTTTGCCAAGGAATGAAAAGATCAATCTAGTGTATGAAAATGCCTCATTGGATATTTTACAGGAGGGCTTCATGAATAGTAGCTTTTCACTCGCGTTTTTTCTACTCATCGTTTTTGTATTAGCCTTTCTCTATAAAACCATTAAAAACCAGAAAGATCTGGCTGAAATCAAAAATGACCTCATCAATAACATCACCCATGAATTTAAAACTCCGCTTGCCACCATTTCTACTTCAGTTGAGGCTTTACAAAATTTCAATCCGGAAAATGACCCTGAGAAAATAAAAAAGTATCTAGCGATTGGTCAACAGCAAGTGAATAAAATGAATGGGATGGTGGAGAAGTTGTTAGAGACCGCCACTTTAGATAGTGAAAAACTGATGATTAAAAAGGAAAACATCAATGTCAGCCTTTTTTGCAAAGAACTTTTCGATCGATATCAAAACCATAATACTGATAAAACGCTAACACTTAAGGTCGCTGATCAAGATACTGTAATCAAAGCAGACCGTTTCCATTTGGAAAATGCACTGTCCAACCTTCTTGACAATGCCTTTAAATATGGGGGCAGTAAAATTAGCCTAGCGTATCATTTTAATGATGGACGACATTGTTTTAGTGTAAAAGATAATGGCGGTAATTTATCAAAAACTCAAGCGAAAAAGGTATTTGATAAATTTTATCGTATCCCACAAGGCAATATACATAACGTAAAAGGCTTTGGCATAGGTCTTTATTACAGTAAGAAAGTAATAGAGAAACATCAAGGGAATTTAGAATTACACATTGCTAAGAATTTGACTCACTTTGAAGCTTGTTTACCATGAAAAAGGAATATCAATTGTTATTAGCTGAAGATGAGCCCTCTTTAGGCTTGATATTGAAAGAAAGCCTGGAAAGTCGTGGCTTCAAAGTAGACCATTGTGAAGACGGGGAAGCGGCATGGAAGTGCTACCAAGCTAAAGAATACGATCTATTAATTCTCGATGTGATGATGCCCAAGCTTGATGGATTTAGCTTGGCCCAAAAAGTGCGCAAGGCAGATGGCTATATTCCTATTATTTTCCTCACTGCAAAATCAACCACTAATGATGTGGTAGAAGGCTTTGAAAAAGGTGGAAATGACTATATTAAAAAGCCTTTTAGTATGGAAGAGCTAATTGTGCGGGTCAAGGCATTATTGGAAAGAAAAAGTAATCCCATTCATCAAGAGTGGATTACAATTGGGAAATACCTATTTCATCCCGGTAAGCAAATCTTAAAAATTGAAAAGGACGAAACCTATTTAACCAGTAAAGAATCAGAAGTTTTAAAAGAACTTATGATGCATCAAAATGAGCTGACCGATCGCTCTACTATACTTGAAAAATTGTGGGGTTCAGCTGATTTCTTTAATGCCAGAAGTATGGATGTATACATTAGCAAATTGCGCAAAAAGCTTGAAAAGGATCCAGAACTTCAAATTTTGAATATTAGAGGC
Protein-coding sequences here:
- a CDS encoding response regulator transcription factor, with amino-acid sequence MKKEYQLLLAEDEPSLGLILKESLESRGFKVDHCEDGEAAWKCYQAKEYDLLILDVMMPKLDGFSLAQKVRKADGYIPIIFLTAKSTTNDVVEGFEKGGNDYIKKPFSMEELIVRVKALLERKSNPIHQEWITIGKYLFHPGKQILKIEKDETYLTSKESEVLKELMMHQNELTDRSTILEKLWGSADFFNARSMDVYISKLRKKLEKDPELQILNIRGYGYKLICS